One window of the Rissa tridactyla isolate bRisTri1 chromosome 9, bRisTri1.patW.cur.20221130, whole genome shotgun sequence genome contains the following:
- the LOC128914525 gene encoding ligand of Numb protein X 2-like, which translates to MLATMADPTAEEHASQVSELCCECGQFHLLLDNHLYNFQDEVDDELICHICLQPLLQPMDTPCGHTYCFKCLENFMQEYNFCPMDRKKLSFQQCHKSSLLVRNLLDKLIVFCPFKAECQQTMQRCELEAHLQNRCPGFKKYKSELQRKKNPISKGKEDPPTKVETNTPKDPEVPSGGSSLVAESSAAAVVSLGTAEPGLVNPAFEETEEDLPQRTSLVAETTTIEIHREDPEEELGMRIVGGKDTPLGNIVVQEVLRDSVIAADGRIAPGDHILEVNGVNISSVTHCQAVSFLRHPGPVLHLMVLQEKGFSNKTAQQDSTSATNREVIHVTLIKRDRSEPLGIKLIRKTDEAGIFILDLLEGGLAAKNGKLSRNDRVLSINGQDLRQGTPEAAAQIIQTTESRVNFVVLRQPGVQLSDLVEDGSTSNNSSSSSSNGGSPVHHRRRLDQNHYRRKSTYQKDLPQGYVNHEKTVAIKKEPKESLGITIGGGRDNKNKLPIYVTSVQPIGCLFRDGRIKRGDVLLSINGIDLTHLNYYEAVSALKSNAASHSVVLKALEILSLNSTEPSLDIKEQGFSWSPLWITWLGLPSYLHFCQDIVLSKGNLESWGFSIVGGFEESKGNQPFFIKTIVPGTPAFRDRKLKCGDEIVAVNGVPAIGMSNSELIPMLKEQKNKVTLTVVSWPGSLV; encoded by the exons ATGCTGGCTACCATGGCTGATCCCACAGCAGAAGAACATGCATCCCAAGTTAGTGAACTCTGCTGCGAATGTGGCCAGTTCCACCTCTTGCTGGACAATCATCTCTACAACTTCCAGGATGAAGTGGACGATGAACTCATCTGCCATAtctgccttcagcctctgctCCAACCCATGGACACCCCCTGTGGACATACGTACTGTTTCAAGTGCCTTGAAAACTTTATGCAGGAGTATAACTTTTGTCCTATGGATCGGAAAAAGCTCTCTTTCCAGCAGTGCCACAAGTCCAGCCTTCTAGTACGAAACCTCTTGGATAAGCTGATTGTCTTCTGTCCTTTCAAGGCAGAGTGTCAGCAGACAATGCAGCGGTGTGAACTAGAAGCTCATCTGCAGAACAG GTGTCCTGGTTTCAAGAAATACAAATCTGAACTACAGCGGAAAAAGAATCCCATTTCCAAAGGGAAGGAGGATCCCCCTACCAAGGTGGAGACAAACACGCCCAAGGATCCAGAGGTACCAAGTGGAGGATCATCACTTGTGGCAGAAAGCTCTGCAGCTGCCGTGGTATCACTAGGGACTGCAGAGCCTGGACTGGTTAATCCAGCTTTTGAGGAGACTGAAGAAG ACCTTCCTCAGAGAACTAGTCTTGTGGCTGAAACAACCACAATTGAAATTCATCGAGAAGACccagaggaagagctggggatgAGGATAGTTGGGGGTAAAGACACCCCACTAGGAAACATTGTTGTTCAGGAGGTCTTGCGGGATTCTGTCATTGCTGCAGATGGAAGGATAGCACCTGGCGACCATATTCTTGAG GTGAAtggcgtcaacatcagcagtgtGACTCACTGCCAAGCAGTCTCCTTCCTGCGCCACCCAGGTCCTGTTCTCCACCTCATGGTCTTGCAGGAGAAGGGTTTTTCCAATAAGACTGCACAGCAGGATTCCACTTCTGCTACGAATCGGGAAGTGATCCACGTTACCTTGATAAAGAGAGACCGATCTGAACCCTTGGGAATCAAACTGATCAGGAAGACAGATGAGGCAGGGATTTTTATTCTAGATCTGTTAGAGGGAGGTTTGGCAGCcaaaaatggaaaactgagtcGGAATGACAGAGTCCTGTCAATAAACGGCCAGGATTTGAGGCAAGGAACACCTGAGGCTGCTGCGCAGATAATCCAG ACTACTGAATCAAGAGTGAACTTTGTCGTTTTGAGGCAGCCAGGCGTACAGCTGTCGGACCTGGTAGAAGATGGCAGCACATcgaataacagcagcagcagcagtagcaatgGAGGAAGCCCTGTGCACCATCGGAGACGACTGGACCAGAATCACTATAGACGAAAATCTACCTACCAGAAG GATTTACCTCAGGGATACGTAAATCACGAAAAGACAGTTGCAATAAAAAAGGAACCAAAGGAATCTTTAGGAATAACAATCGGAGGTGGAAGGGACAACAAAAACAAACTCCCTATATACGTAACGAGTGTGCAGCCCATCGGATGCCTCTTCAGGGATGGCAGAATCAAGCGAG GAGATGTACTTCTGAGCATAAATGGCATTGATTTGACTCATCTGAACTACTATGAAGCTGTCTCGGCATTGAAATCTAATGCAGCTTCCCACTCAGTCGTACTGAAAGCCTTGGAAATCCTTTCATTGAACTCGACAGAGCCATCTCTGGACATCAAGGAGCAAGGATTCAGCTGGTCTCCCCTCTGGATCACATGGCTTGGATTGCCTAG CTACCTTCACTTCTGTCAAGATATTGTCCTTAGTAAAGGTAACCTGGAAAGCTGGGGCTTCAGCATTGTTGGAGGCTttgaggaaagcaaaggaaaccaGCCATTCTTCATCAAAACCATAGTGCCCGGGACTCCCGCCTTCCGAGACAGGAAACTGAA GTGTGGAGATGAAATAGTGGCAGTAAATGGAGTGCCAGCGATAGGAATGAGCAACTCCGAACTAATCCCGATGCTGAAGGAACAAAAGAACAAAGTCACACTTACTGTGGTGTCCTGGCCAGGAAGCCTCGTGTGA